The Chloroflexaceae bacterium DNA window CGTTCCCGCGCTGCTCGCTTCGCCGAACCCCGTCGCTGAAGCCGCGCTGCTCCTCTCTGCCCGCGTTGTGCGGAGTTACCCGCACGACCCCCAGGCCTTCACCCAGGGCCTGGTCTACCTCGACGACGCCAGTTTCTACGAGGGCACTGGCCTGAACGGGGCCTCGTCGCTGCGCAAGGTTGATCTCGCCAGCGGGCAGGTTACGGCGATCTTCAACCTGGAGCGCGAGTACTTTGGCGAGGGCATCGCCGTTGTTGGCGAGCGCGTCTTCCAGTTGACCTGGCGCAGCGGGGTGGGGTTCATCTATACCTACGCCAGCGGGGCCTTCAACCGCGTGGGAACCTTCACCTACCCGCCAGCGGGCCGCTCCCTGCCCGTCGAGGGGTGGGGGCTGACCTTCGATGGCGCGCGGCTGATCATGAGCGATGGCACGGCCAGCCTCTACTTTGTTGACCCCGAAGCCACCGCCCGCACCGGTACGCTCGCCGTCACCGGCCAGGTGGAGGTGCGCGACGATCGCGGTCCGGTGACCTGGCTGAATGAACTGGAGTACGTGAACGGCGAGGTCCTCGCCAATATCTGGCAGTCGGATCGCATCGCCAGGATTGACCCGGCGACGGGGCGGGTGCTGGCTTACGTGGATCTGAGCGAGTTGCGCTCGCTGCTGCCGCCTGCCGAGTATGGCCCCTCGCCGCCTGAAGTGCTCAATGGCATCGCCTACGATGCCGCCAGCGGGCGGCTCTTTGTAACTGGCAAGCTCTGGCCCCGCGTGTTCGAGATTGAACTGGTCGAGACGGCCTGGCGCATCCATCTGCCGCTGGCCCGGACCATTCTGTGAGCAAGACGAAGCCAGGCTACAATTTTATGTCAAGCAAAAGGCCCTGTCAAGCCTTAATGCCCGCGTTCCCGGTGGTATGCTGATGAAGCTCTTTCGCCTTCCCCCGCTTCACCCGTTTACGGCTTCCGTCGTCCTTCTGGCCCTGGCGCTGCTGGCGGCCTGCGGCGCGCAGATCCCGGCGGCGGCGCCCACACCCGCTGCCGCGCCCCGCCTCGCCGCTCCCCCGACGATCACCCCCAGCGGGCTGACCTTCATTGAGCTGGAACCCGGCGTTGGCCCCCATCCTCGCCCCGGCGATGTGGTTGACGTACACTACCGTGGCGCCCTGGCCGACGGGACGGAGTTCGACAATTCCTACCTGCGCGACGATCCGCTGCAATTCGTCCTTGGCGCGGGCACAGTCATACCCGGCTGGGACGAAGGCGTCGCGCTGATGCGCCGGGGGGGCAAGGCGCGCCTGATCATCCCCCCGGAACTGGCCTACGGCGCGCAGGGCGCCGGGGGGGTCATTCCGCCCAATGCCACGCTGACCTTCGAGGTTGAACTGGTGGACATTCGCCGCAATCCGCCTGCCGCCCCGCAGGCGCTGGAGTCCTCGGCCTACGTAACCACTCCGAGCGGCCTGAAGTACGCCGACCTGGAGACGGGCACGGGCGCCGAAGCGCGGCCCGGGGCAATGGTGGTGGTGCACTACACCGGCTGGCTCGACGATGGCACGCGCTTCGAGACCTCCCTGCTCCCTACCCGGCCTATGGGACGCCAGGAGCCGTATGAGTTTCGCCTGGGCGACGGCGAGGCGATCCCGGGCTGGGAGGAGGGCATTGCCGGGATGCGCGTAGGCGGGCTGCGCCAGCTCATCGTGCCGCCGGAGCTGGCCTACGGCGAGCGGGGCGCCGGCGGGGGAAAGGTGCCCCCCGGCGCGACGCTGGTGTTTGAAATTGAGTTGCTGGAGGTCAGGTGAGACCGCCCCTGTCGGATTGTAGATAGTGGATTGCCGTATATCGCGTCCCAGTGAGACGCAACGATAATGCGCCAGCAATCTGTTCGACGGGAACTGGCGCCATGCCCTCTTCTCAGGGGTAGGGTTTTTCGAGCGAGCAGGGGTTTTCGGCATTCCAATGCGCTTACAGTCCTCACCCCCCCGCCCCCCCTCTCCCGCTCGCGGGAGAGGGAGGAGCTGGGCATCCCGATACCCCGGATGGCGCATGCTCGCGTCGCATGCGCCGGAAAATCCTACCTCTGAGAAGCCGTGCCTCCTTCCTGTCTCTCCAAATGGTGACACAGGTGTGAACCATGCGCATCGAACGGATCGAACTCAGACGGATCGAACTGCCCTATGTCACGCCCTTCGAGACCAGCGGCTGGCGCGAGCTGGCCAATCACTCGGTGATCGCGCGCGTAGAGGCCGAAGGAGCGGCTGGCTGGGGTGAGGCCCCCGTCGGCGTTGGCCCGTGGTATAACGAAGAGACCCAGAGCACCGCCTGGGTCATTGGGCGCGAGATCCTGGGGCCGCTGCTCCTCAAGGCCGAGGTGCGCCGCCCCGAGGACGTGGACGCCCTCTTCGCCCGCGTGCGCGGCAACCGTATGGCCCGCTCGGCCTTTGAGTTCGCCGTCTGGGACCTGATGGGGCGCCTGGAGAGGCGTAGCCTGAGCGCCATGCTCGGCGGTACACGCAACCGCGTGGACGTTGGCGTGAGCGTGGGCGTGCAGCCCGACATTGACACCCTGCTCAGCGTCGTCGGCGGCTACATTGAGGCCGGCTACCGGCGCGTCAAGCTCAAGATCAAGCCCGGCTGGGACGTGGAACCGACCCGCGCCGTCCGCGAATGCTGGCCTGACCTGCGCCTCCAGGTAGACGCCAACAGCGTGTACACTCTCGACGACGCCGGCCACCTGGCGCAACTCGACGCCTTCGATCTGCTGCTCATTGAACAGCCCCTGGCTCACGACGACATCATTGACCACGCAAAGCTCCAGCGTCGCCTGCGCACCCCTATCTGCCTGGACGAGAGCATCGTCTCGCCGGAGCATGCGCGCTGGGCGATCGAGCTGCGGGCCTGCGGCGTGATCAACATCAAACCCAGCCGTGTCGGCGGCTTGACCGCGGCCCGGCGCATTCACGATCTGGCCGCCGAAGCAGGGCTGCCGGTGTGGTGCGGGGGAATGCTGGAGACCGGCATCGGGCGCGCCGTCAATGTGGCCCTGGCGAGCCTCCCCAACTTTGCGCTGCCCGGCGACATCAGCGCCAGCGCGCGCTACTTCCGGCGCGATGTCGTGCGCAACCCCTTCGCGCTCAACCCCGACAGCACCCTGAGCGTGCCCGAAGGGCCAGGCAGCGGCGCCGAGGTGGACGAGGAGTTTCTCGACAGTGTTACGCTCGAACGGATCGTGCTGAGGTAAAGAGGGAGGCCAGCGATCGCATTCGATTGGGCGCCTGCACCCGGCAATCCAAAATCCAAAATCCAAAATCCAGAATGGCATTACTCCACGGGCTGCCGCACAGGGATGGTTGCGGGGCGGCGCGCGGGCAGGCCGAGCAGCCAGTGCTCCAGCGCGCCCAGCGCCACCAGCGAGGCGATCAGCGCCAGGCGCGGCCCCGCCGCTTCGAAGCGGTGCGCGTGCGCCGCCAGCCAGAGCATGACCGCCAGCAGGGTCACCACCGACACCGAGGGCACAAAGAACCAGTTGGTCGGGCGTTGGGCCCAGTAGCTGCCGAGGTAGCGCAGGTGCGGCGGGAAGAACTCGACGTTCAGCGAACGAACGCCAAGCAGTACATTCAGCTTGGCGCTGTGCTGCAACCCCCAGCTCAGAATGAAGACCAGCGGGCCGATAACGTTGACCGCATCGTTGAGCAACCAGGCCATCAGCGCCAGTTCGGCGACGACGGCCAGTTCGTGGTAGAGATGGGTGCCCAGGGCGTAGCCAAAACGCGTGAAACCGCGCGCGGCAGGCGGGCATGGCTTGCGCCATGGCCCGGTGATCGCCCCGGAGTAGAATGCGAGTTCATGCCATGCCCAGATCAGCGAGCCGGCGATGAACCCGCGGTAGGCCGCCATAAGCCCCACGTCGGCCCGCACTGCCCACAGTTCATGGTGCGCCAGCGCCAGCAGCGGCAGCGTCACCACCAGAGCGATACGCCCCGCCAGCGGGCCGCGCCGGTTCAACCCAGCCACGACCAGCGTCAACCCCACCCAGAGCGCGATGGCCGCCAGCGGGGGGTACAGGTACAGATGCGGCCATAGCGGCAGCGGGTAGTCCATCGGCGACGCCTTCCGCCCATTACATTTAGGCAAGACACTTACGCGGATGGTAACACGACGACAGGGCGGCTGTCAATCAGGCGCGCAACGGATAGCGTCCGCCATCTACCGGGCCCGTTCGCGACGCAGAGGCACGCAAAGGGCTTCGAAAGGTCCACCCTCTGCATGCTCTGCGGTACATTTGAACGCGGGCGCGTAACGAAGGCGCGCCGCGCCTACCACCGCACCAGCGGCAGCGCGACGCGGGCCTCGGACCCTATACCCCGGAGCGCGAGGTTGCCGCCCTCGCCTTCGGTGGTTACGAATACCGCGCGCCCGGCGTGGGTTCCCACAGTGGTCGGTGTAAAGGCGATCAACAACGTACAGCTCGCCCCCGGCGCCAGGTCGAACGGAAACGCGGCGGGGCAAGTACCGCCACGGCGAGCGAAGCTCCCCTCGAGGTCGAGCCGCGTCACGGCGATTGGCGCACCGCCCCCATTCGCCACCATGACCGGCAGCGTGGCGGCGGTTCCCAGCCGGTGCGCGCCAAAGTCCAGCGTGGAGGCATCCAGCGCCAGCCGGCCCGAGGCCGTAGTATCCTGAATGATCAACGTCAGGCTGGACGGTCCGGCGAGGGTCGCGCGCTCAGGGTCGCCGAGGGTGATCGTGATCGTCTCGCCGGGATCGCGTTCGGCGTCAGACTCGACCCTGAATCTCAAGGTTGCTGAACGCTGCCCTGGCGGGAAAACGATGCTGCCCTGGCGCAGGGTGTGATCGGCCTGGCTCGCCGTGCCCCCCACGGTGTAGGGCGCGGACACCTCTCGATTGCTGGCGAGGTTCAGGGTCAGGGTGATGGTTACCTCGTCGCCCTCGGACACCACTCGCGGATTGTCAGTGAAGCTAAGCTGGCGCACGCGACGGGCGGCCTCTTCGACCGCCGCGCCAGCGTTGAGGATGCCCGTACCACAGCGGCCAATACACCCGCTGCCGCCGGGAAAGGGCGTAACCGTGTCGCGCAGGATTTGCAGCACCTCGGCCCGGCTCAAGCCGGGGTTGGCCGAGAGCATCAGGCTGATCGCCCCGGCCACGTGGGGCGTGGCCATGCTCGTACCCCGGTAGCCGGCGTAGGTGTCGCCGGTCGGCGATGGCGCAGTGGTGCTGCTGTTGACCGTCGAGACCACAGTGGCGCCGGTGTCGCCGCCCGGCGCGGCGAGGGTGACCAGCGATCCATAGTTGCTGTACGAGGCCCGGTTGCCGGAGAGCGTTGAAGCGGCCACAACCACCACGCCCGAGCAATTGGCGGGGATCATGCTCGACGCCGATGTGTTGGAGTTTCCGGCGGCGACCACGACAATCGCGCCGGCCTGGTTTGCGGCGTTGATGGCGTTCTGCATCGTAGCCGGGCACGTGCTGCCCCCGCCGCCAAGGCTTAGATTAAGCACCCGGGCCGGGGTAGGATTGTCCGGCACGCCGGGCACGGGTAGACCGGCCGCCCAGCGCAGGGCGTCGGCGATGTCGCTCAGAGTGCCGCCGCACTTGCCCAGTACGCGCACGATGAGCATCGGCGCGTCCCAGACGGCCCCGGCAATGCCGCGGTCGTTATTGGCGCGAGCGCCGAAAATGCCCGCCACGTGCGAGCCGTGCCAGCTACTCGGAGATACCGGGCAATTCCCTGTCGCCTCGGCTGAGGTTACCCAATCACCCGGATCGCTCGGGTCAGGGTCGCGCCCATTGCCATCATTGGCATTGAACAGGGTTGAAATAAAGTCGTAGCCGGGATTGCCCGCCGGGGTGCGCCCGGCGAGATCCTCGTGGGTAAGGAGGCCGCCCGTGTCGAGGATCGCGCTGACGATGGCCGGGCTGCCGGTAGTGATCATCCAGGCGTCGGGGAAGTTGGCCCCGTACCTGGCGCTGGTGACGGACTGAAGGTTCCACTGAGCGGCGGCATACAGCGTGTCGTCTGGAACCACGGTTGGGAAGAAGATCAGGTCCGGTTCGACATACTCGGCGCCCGATACGGCCGCCAGGCGCTGCGCCAGGCGCCAGGCCTCCTCGGGCGGGAGCGGCTCAGGCAGGCGCAGCACGTGCGCGCCATCGGCCAGCGTCCGCACATACTCCAGCGGCGTTGCGGCCTGGGCGCTCAACTGCGCGGCGGCCTGCGAGGGGCTGGCAAGGGTCTCCCGGCCAGTGTCGTCGGACGAAGGAAAGCGCACAATGATCTGCTCGACCGGCGCAACCGGCGGGGGTTCGTTCGCTTCATCGGCGCGGGCCGGTCTAACCAGGACGAGCAAGAGCAGGGCCAGAGCAATGAGGGTAAATGCTCTGAGCGAACGGGGGATGGGTAGGCGCATATATGTTTCCTGTCAGGTATCCTTGCGGCTTCGCCGCCCAGAACAGGTGTGAAAGCGACCGTTTCCGTGAGATCGCGGTCCTTCCCGGACTTCGCCTGCGTGATCCATTTTCGCATCGGTGCATTACGAATAGTTAAACGAAAAATTGGGAGGGCTTTGCCCTCCCAGACAGAATGATACGCCGGCAACGTATCCGAGGCTCAGTGCTGCGGGGCCCCGACGTGAAGATGGGCATGGTAGCTCGAACGCACCAGGGGGCCGCTCTCCACGTGGCGAAAGCCGCGGCGCAGCCCCTCGGCCCGAAAGTGGGCGAACTCCTCTGGCGTCACGTAGCGATCCACGGGCCAGTAGCTCGAGTCGGGAGCCAGATACTGCCCGATGGTCACCACGTTGACATCAACGGCGCGCAGGGCGTCAAGCACCTCGAGCACCTCGGCATTGGTCTCGCCGGCCCCGACCATCATCCCACTCTTGGTCACCAGGTGGGGATCGAAGGCGCGAGCGCGGGCCAGCAGTTCCAGACTCTGCTCGAAGCGGGCGCGGGGGCGGAAGCGCCGGAAGAGCCGCGGCACGGTCTCGATATTGTGGTTGAGCACATCAGGACGGGCGTCCAGCACCATCTGGAGGGCGTCCCAGTTGCCGTCGAAGTCAGGGATGAGCACTTCGACCTTACATTCGGGCACGCGCTCGCGGATCAGGGTAATGGTGCGGGCAAAAATATGCGCGCCCCCGTCGGGCACATCGTCGCGGTTGACCGAGGTGAGCACGGCAAAGCGCAGCCGCAGGTGGGCCACCGACTCCGCGACCCGTTCCGGCTCGCTCTCGTCAATTGGCTGCGGCTTGCCTTTGCCGATGGCGCAGTAGCGGCAGCCGCGCGTGCAGATGTCCCCCAGGAGCAGGAACGTCGCGGTCCGGTGGTTCCAGCACTCGCCGATGTTGGGGCAACGGGCCTCCTCGCACACAGTATGCAGGCCCTTTTCGCGCATCAGGCGGTGCACATCGGCGTAATTCGCGCCGGAGGGCGCGCGGGCCTTCAGCCATTCCGGGCGCCGCGGGCGCGGCGCGGGCGCGGGGTCGCCGGCCACGCCAATCGCAGAGAGGGGGATCAGTTCAGCCATAGCACCTGTTTCTAGCCAGAAGGGGAAAGCCGGTTCTTCCCCGGGTCTGTCTGAGGCGGAACCCTCGGGGTAGCCACAACCCGGAGGGTTGCGCTACAATTGTACCCC harbors:
- the puhE gene encoding putative photosynthetic complex assembly protein PuhE codes for the protein MDYPLPLWPHLYLYPPLAAIALWVGLTLVVAGLNRRGPLAGRIALVVTLPLLALAHHELWAVRADVGLMAAYRGFIAGSLIWAWHELAFYSGAITGPWRKPCPPAARGFTRFGYALGTHLYHELAVVAELALMAWLLNDAVNVIGPLVFILSWGLQHSAKLNVLLGVRSLNVEFFPPHLRYLGSYWAQRPTNWFFVPSVSVVTLLAVMLWLAAHAHRFEAAGPRLALIASLVALGALEHWLLGLPARRPATIPVRQPVE
- a CDS encoding glutaminyl-peptide cyclotransferase: MQPTALPRLLAMVAAIAFAAGCAPPRTATPAPSPPPVGGEASAAPSPTPPRAYPGSEETRVSPVPTGVPALLASPNPVAEAALLLSARVVRSYPHDPQAFTQGLVYLDDASFYEGTGLNGASSLRKVDLASGQVTAIFNLEREYFGEGIAVVGERVFQLTWRSGVGFIYTYASGAFNRVGTFTYPPAGRSLPVEGWGLTFDGARLIMSDGTASLYFVDPEATARTGTLAVTGQVEVRDDRGPVTWLNELEYVNGEVLANIWQSDRIARIDPATGRVLAYVDLSELRSLLPPAEYGPSPPEVLNGIAYDAASGRLFVTGKLWPRVFEIELVETAWRIHLPLARTIL
- the menC gene encoding o-succinylbenzoate synthase gives rise to the protein MRIERIELRRIELPYVTPFETSGWRELANHSVIARVEAEGAAGWGEAPVGVGPWYNEETQSTAWVIGREILGPLLLKAEVRRPEDVDALFARVRGNRMARSAFEFAVWDLMGRLERRSLSAMLGGTRNRVDVGVSVGVQPDIDTLLSVVGGYIEAGYRRVKLKIKPGWDVEPTRAVRECWPDLRLQVDANSVYTLDDAGHLAQLDAFDLLLIEQPLAHDDIIDHAKLQRRLRTPICLDESIVSPEHARWAIELRACGVINIKPSRVGGLTAARRIHDLAAEAGLPVWCGGMLETGIGRAVNVALASLPNFALPGDISASARYFRRDVVRNPFALNPDSTLSVPEGPGSGAEVDEEFLDSVTLERIVLR
- a CDS encoding FKBP-type peptidyl-prolyl cis-trans isomerase; its protein translation is MKLFRLPPLHPFTASVVLLALALLAACGAQIPAAAPTPAAAPRLAAPPTITPSGLTFIELEPGVGPHPRPGDVVDVHYRGALADGTEFDNSYLRDDPLQFVLGAGTVIPGWDEGVALMRRGGKARLIIPPELAYGAQGAGGVIPPNATLTFEVELVDIRRNPPAAPQALESSAYVTTPSGLKYADLETGTGAEARPGAMVVVHYTGWLDDGTRFETSLLPTRPMGRQEPYEFRLGDGEAIPGWEEGIAGMRVGGLRQLIVPPELAYGERGAGGGKVPPGATLVFEIELLEVR
- the lipA gene encoding lipoyl synthase, producing MAELIPLSAIGVAGDPAPAPRPRRPEWLKARAPSGANYADVHRLMREKGLHTVCEEARCPNIGECWNHRTATFLLLGDICTRGCRYCAIGKGKPQPIDESEPERVAESVAHLRLRFAVLTSVNRDDVPDGGAHIFARTITLIRERVPECKVEVLIPDFDGNWDALQMVLDARPDVLNHNIETVPRLFRRFRPRARFEQSLELLARARAFDPHLVTKSGMMVGAGETNAEVLEVLDALRAVDVNVVTIGQYLAPDSSYWPVDRYVTPEEFAHFRAEGLRRGFRHVESGPLVRSSYHAHLHVGAPQH
- a CDS encoding S8 family serine peptidase, whose protein sequence is MRLPIPRSLRAFTLIALALLLLVLVRPARADEANEPPPVAPVEQIIVRFPSSDDTGRETLASPSQAAAQLSAQAATPLEYVRTLADGAHVLRLPEPLPPEEAWRLAQRLAAVSGAEYVEPDLIFFPTVVPDDTLYAAAQWNLQSVTSARYGANFPDAWMITTGSPAIVSAILDTGGLLTHEDLAGRTPAGNPGYDFISTLFNANDGNGRDPDPSDPGDWVTSAEATGNCPVSPSSWHGSHVAGIFGARANNDRGIAGAVWDAPMLIVRVLGKCGGTLSDIADALRWAAGLPVPGVPDNPTPARVLNLSLGGGGSTCPATMQNAINAANQAGAIVVVAAGNSNTSASSMIPANCSGVVVVAASTLSGNRASYSNYGSLVTLAAPGGDTGATVVSTVNSSTTAPSPTGDTYAGYRGTSMATPHVAGAISLMLSANPGLSRAEVLQILRDTVTPFPGGSGCIGRCGTGILNAGAAVEEAARRVRQLSFTDNPRVVSEGDEVTITLTLNLASNREVSAPYTVGGTASQADHTLRQGSIVFPPGQRSATLRFRVESDAERDPGETITITLGDPERATLAGPSSLTLIIQDTTASGRLALDASTLDFGAHRLGTAATLPVMVANGGGAPIAVTRLDLEGSFARRGGTCPAAFPFDLAPGASCTLLIAFTPTTVGTHAGRAVFVTTEGEGGNLALRGIGSEARVALPLVRW